The Odocoileus virginianus isolate 20LAN1187 ecotype Illinois chromosome 12, Ovbor_1.2, whole genome shotgun sequence genome has a segment encoding these proteins:
- the RNF185 gene encoding E3 ubiquitin-protein ligase RNF185, with protein MASKGPSASASPENSSAGGPSGSSNGAGESGGQDSTFECNICLDTAKDAVISLCGHLFCWPCLHQWLETRPNRQVCPVCKAGISRDKVIPLYGRGSTGQQDPREKTPPRPQGQRPEPENRGGFQGFGFGDGGFQMSFGIGAFPFGIFATAFNINDGRPPPAVPGTPQYVDEQFLSRLFLFVALVIMFWLLIA; from the exons ATGGCAAGCAAGGGGCCCTCGGCTTCTGCGTCCCCTGAAAACTCCAGTGCAGGGGGGCCCAGCGGCAGCAGCAATGGCGCTGGTGAGAGCGGAGGCCAGGACAGCACTTTTGAGTGCAACATCTGCTTGGACACAGCCAAGGACGCTGTCATCAGCCTGTGCGGCCACCTCTTCTG TTGGCCGTGTTTACATCAG TGGTTGGAGACGAGACCTAACAGACAGGTGTGTCCAGTTTGCAAAGCTGGCATCAGCCGCGACAAGGTCATTCCGCTCTATGGCAGGGGCAGCACCGGGCAGCAGGACCCCAG AGAGAAGACCCCTCCCCGTCCTCAAGGGCAGAGGCCAGAGCCAGAGAACAGAGGG GGATTCCAAGGGTTTGGATTCGGAGATGGTGGCTTCCAGATGTCTTTTGGAATTGGGGCCTTTCCCTTTGGCATATTTGCCACAGCATTTAACATAAATGATGGGCGGCCTCCTCCAG CTGTCCCGGGAACGCCCCAGTACGTGGACGAGCAGTTCCTCTCACGCCTCTTCCTGTTTGTGGCCCTGGTGATCATGTTCTGGCTGCTGATTGCCTAA